A stretch of Puniceicoccaceae bacterium DNA encodes these proteins:
- the smc gene encoding chromosome segregation protein SMC, which yields MFLKTITLHGFKSFADLTRLDLQPGVTTIVGPNGCGKSNITDAIRWVLGEQSAKALRGGKMQDVIFQGSEHRKSVPFCQVTLVFSECEKDLGTQYHEVEISRKVTLEGGSDYFLNGKLCRLKDIQSLFMDTGIGQVSYSFLMQGQIDQILSSNPLERRSIFEEAAGITRYKAQRKEALNKLNMVEQNLTRVTDIIDEVSKRMGTLKRQASKAVRYQRLKHRLTHLDIAWNAHSYHSLNSESSGIKQQFSNAEQKLNSTRETVERLNRELAQRKLVKADIFQTVEELRSRQFSLRSAKEQAINQEQLKSNRIEHHQERLEQIAAELELLHSNASRMGDEDSDIHEQMTTQHSAVSNAEAGYREWEEKLSALDASMRERSEALQEEKVELIAAEKRITHFRSLSTRLEVGLESYHSKHEELMESFHRYQSDLEELNQQSESIEARLIRKQEEQQNSAASLEQLTLALQESEAQLKQLQNEFAEIEKHHTQLTAESSILENLQRKLEGFGAGTKAILQGELEALVQPSEVDVFSKHIQVDADYQQFCETVLGSLLESMVYSNTNRIGTISSHLIESAKGRASFLVPELRNRCAHRTGAAAKGPLRPAAELIRTSRSELEAALADILSGSYYAPSLEQAIQFLKQHPDFDFEQIATPSGEMITRHGCVNIGKHDGKSGSFLQRQNELRKLKAQISSKEQDLREANERLDSLTQSIEDQRKEREECRDILQTVEREISNLKIEKSGLERNISSNTDRVGTYRKQLEALDLDRERQETELQEVRQQLEGSETELEQLKTRISRLEMEVSEMRSQKEAVFEGLSNAKVVLSEEKQKLGTYQQTIVENRRRKEDIERRVAQYEKEQENSRQSILQLQEQIASDRKQAEDYALEMEETSVQLSKEEQSFQEFDHAITALESQLHEHREAERTQNEELSRISLSLSEKDIYAKTLTEKIREEYDINLEAADWKLELWKANQRILSRVSIEDLEDESDVQDIAKQAVEDADPTEEDLSHAAEEVDWSALQEEIQQLRSKINSMGPVNTLAIDEYTDLKERYEFLKSQSDDLWNSKNKLVDAISEINKTSESMFRETFDKIRTNFKETYSRLTGGGESDLELQDAEDVLDSGIEIIARPPGTRLRNLTLLSGGQKTMTAVALLFAIYIVKPSPFCVLDELDAPLDDANIKRFVDMLRDFTRFSQFLIVSHNKQTIAAADSIFGVTMEEKGVSKLISMRFNSDRDLIETMIEPERN from the coding sequence ATGTTTCTCAAGACGATCACACTGCACGGATTCAAAAGCTTTGCGGACCTGACGCGCCTTGATTTACAACCCGGAGTCACGACCATCGTAGGCCCCAACGGTTGCGGCAAGAGCAACATCACGGATGCAATCCGCTGGGTGCTGGGCGAGCAAAGCGCAAAGGCACTTCGAGGTGGAAAGATGCAGGATGTGATCTTTCAGGGCAGCGAGCACCGAAAGAGCGTGCCGTTTTGTCAGGTCACACTTGTTTTTTCCGAATGCGAAAAAGATCTCGGTACCCAATATCACGAGGTTGAGATTTCACGCAAAGTGACCCTTGAGGGCGGAAGCGACTACTTTCTCAATGGAAAGCTCTGCCGCCTCAAGGACATTCAGTCCCTATTCATGGATACGGGCATCGGACAGGTATCGTATTCCTTTTTGATGCAGGGTCAGATCGACCAGATTCTCTCCTCCAACCCACTGGAGCGGCGCTCGATCTTTGAGGAAGCGGCTGGAATCACCCGCTACAAGGCACAGCGAAAGGAGGCTCTGAATAAGCTCAACATGGTCGAGCAGAACCTGACGCGCGTGACCGACATCATTGACGAGGTGAGCAAGCGCATGGGCACGCTCAAGCGCCAGGCATCCAAAGCCGTTCGCTACCAGCGTCTGAAGCATCGCCTCACTCATCTCGACATTGCCTGGAACGCTCACTCCTATCACAGCCTCAACAGCGAGTCGTCCGGGATCAAGCAGCAGTTCAGCAATGCTGAGCAGAAACTCAATTCCACTCGCGAAACCGTCGAACGGCTCAACCGTGAACTCGCCCAGCGCAAGCTGGTCAAGGCCGACATCTTTCAAACCGTCGAAGAGCTGCGCAGTCGCCAGTTCTCACTCCGCTCTGCAAAAGAACAGGCAATCAACCAGGAGCAGCTGAAGTCCAACCGCATCGAACATCATCAGGAGCGGCTTGAACAGATTGCGGCAGAGCTGGAATTGCTGCACAGCAATGCTTCCCGCATGGGCGATGAGGATTCCGATATTCATGAACAGATGACCACGCAACACTCGGCGGTGAGCAACGCCGAAGCAGGTTACCGGGAGTGGGAGGAAAAACTCAGCGCTCTCGATGCCTCAATGCGGGAGCGCAGCGAGGCACTTCAGGAGGAGAAGGTCGAGTTGATTGCTGCAGAGAAGCGCATCACTCATTTTCGATCCCTCTCGACTCGCCTGGAAGTCGGTCTTGAATCCTACCACTCCAAGCATGAGGAATTGATGGAATCGTTTCATCGCTACCAGAGTGACCTGGAGGAGCTGAACCAACAGTCGGAGTCCATCGAAGCTCGCCTCATCCGCAAACAGGAGGAGCAGCAAAACAGTGCCGCCTCCCTTGAGCAGTTGACTCTGGCGCTGCAGGAATCGGAGGCGCAGCTCAAGCAACTGCAAAACGAGTTTGCAGAGATCGAAAAGCATCACACCCAGCTGACTGCAGAATCGTCAATTCTCGAAAATCTTCAGCGCAAACTGGAGGGCTTTGGAGCCGGAACCAAGGCCATTCTGCAAGGGGAACTCGAAGCACTCGTGCAGCCGTCTGAAGTGGATGTTTTTTCCAAGCACATTCAGGTAGACGCGGATTATCAGCAATTTTGTGAAACGGTGCTCGGATCCCTGCTGGAGTCCATGGTCTACTCCAATACCAACCGCATCGGAACCATCAGCAGCCACCTGATCGAAAGCGCGAAGGGCAGGGCCAGTTTTCTCGTGCCAGAGCTGCGCAATCGCTGCGCGCACCGCACCGGTGCCGCTGCAAAAGGACCGTTGCGCCCTGCAGCAGAGCTGATCCGCACCAGCCGCAGTGAGCTGGAAGCCGCCTTGGCGGATATTTTGTCAGGCAGTTATTATGCGCCTTCGCTTGAGCAGGCGATTCAATTCCTGAAACAACACCCTGACTTCGATTTTGAGCAAATTGCCACACCTTCGGGGGAAATGATCACCCGTCATGGTTGTGTAAACATTGGCAAACACGATGGGAAATCCGGCAGTTTTCTTCAGCGTCAAAACGAACTGCGCAAGCTTAAGGCGCAAATCTCATCCAAGGAACAAGATTTGCGCGAGGCCAATGAACGCCTCGACTCACTGACCCAATCCATCGAGGATCAGCGCAAAGAGCGTGAGGAATGCAGGGATATTCTGCAAACTGTCGAACGCGAAATCTCCAATCTGAAAATCGAAAAGAGCGGGCTCGAACGCAACATCAGCTCCAATACGGACCGGGTGGGAACCTACCGCAAGCAACTGGAAGCACTCGATCTCGACCGCGAGCGTCAGGAGACGGAACTCCAGGAAGTTCGGCAGCAGCTTGAAGGTTCGGAAACTGAGCTGGAGCAGCTCAAGACACGGATCAGTCGTCTCGAAATGGAGGTGTCCGAAATGCGCTCTCAGAAGGAAGCCGTATTTGAGGGACTCTCGAATGCAAAAGTTGTGCTTTCTGAAGAAAAACAGAAACTGGGCACCTATCAGCAAACCATCGTGGAGAATCGCCGACGCAAGGAGGATATCGAGCGGCGCGTCGCCCAGTACGAAAAGGAGCAGGAAAATTCGCGCCAGTCGATTTTGCAATTGCAGGAGCAGATTGCCAGTGATCGAAAGCAGGCCGAGGACTACGCCCTCGAAATGGAGGAAACCTCAGTTCAACTGAGCAAGGAAGAACAGTCCTTTCAGGAATTTGATCACGCGATCACCGCACTCGAATCCCAGCTGCACGAGCATCGTGAAGCGGAACGCACCCAAAACGAGGAACTCAGCCGCATCTCCCTTTCTCTATCGGAAAAGGACATCTACGCCAAAACCCTGACGGAAAAGATCCGCGAGGAATATGACATCAATCTCGAAGCCGCCGACTGGAAGCTCGAACTCTGGAAAGCCAATCAGCGCATCTTGAGTCGGGTTTCCATCGAAGACCTCGAGGACGAAAGTGATGTGCAGGACATCGCAAAACAGGCGGTGGAGGATGCGGACCCAACGGAAGAGGACCTTTCCCATGCCGCCGAAGAAGTGGACTGGAGTGCGCTTCAGGAAGAAATCCAACAGCTTCGCAGCAAGATCAATTCGATGGGTCCGGTCAATACGCTCGCCATCGATGAATACACCGACCTCAAGGAGCGCTACGAATTCCTCAAATCGCAAAGTGATGATCTTTGGAATTCCAAAAACAAGCTGGTCGATGCCATTTCCGAGATCAATAAAACCTCGGAGTCCATGTTCCGCGAAACCTTCGACAAAATACGGACCAACTTCAAGGAAACCTACAGCCGACTCACCGGAGGTGGCGAATCTGATCTGGAGTTGCAGGACGCCGAAGATGTTCTCGACTCGGGGATCGAAATCATCGCCCGCCCACCGGGCACCCGTCTGCGAAATCTCACACTGCTGAGTGGTGGACAGAAGACCATGACTGCCGTGGCACTGCTCTTCGCTATTTACATCGTCAAGCCGAGTCCCTTCTGTGTGCTCGATGAGTTGGATGCTCCGCTGGACGATGCCAACATCAAGCGCTTTGTGGATATGCTGAGGGACTTTACCCGGTTTTCCCAGTTTCTGATTGTTTCCCACAACAAACAAACCATCGCTGCCGCCGACAGTATCTTTGGCGTGACGATGGAAGAAAAGGGTGTTTCCAAACTCATCTCGATGCGCTTCAACTCAGATCGTGATCTGATCGAAACCATGATCGAACCGGAGCGAAACTGA